The Polluticoccus soli sequence CTGCGCCAGGATAAGCGGTCATCATTAACTTATAAGTGCTATCTGCGAGTAGCTTTCCTCCATGCAGGCTGGTATTCCATTTTACCATGTCTGCCGCTGTGGAAATAAAACCACCCGAAGGCGTGATCTTTTTCGCGTAGTCTAACGCAATAGTTACTTCATCGAGCACTCCCTGCGGATTTTGCCAATATCCTTTTACCAGCCGCTTGTGTTTGTTAGAGGCAGGATGAAAAGTGTTCTTCATACCACACTCCTTAAACATGTCTTCAGCCATAGCTGCATAACTTTTTCCCGAAGTATGCGCCACCACATCACCTAGCAAAACGAACCCTGTATTGGAATAATCGAAACGGCTTCCCGGTGCAAACACCAGCGGCGGTTGCAGATCCTGGCGCACGCCCGACATGTGGGTGAGCAGGTGGTGTATAGTAATTGAATCGGCCCAGGCATATTTCAACTCTGGTAAGTACTTGCTAAGTGGCGCATCAAGACGAAGGTTGCCCTTTTGGTATTCGCGCAGTACTAATACGGCGGTAATTTGCTTGCTTATAGAACCAATGATAAACTGATCGTCAGGTTTTACGTTGGCTTTTGTTTGCAGGTCAGAATAGCCGTGAGCGCCTTCATACAGTTTTTTCCCTCGTTGCGTTACCAGCACCACGCCATTGAACTCGTTTTCTCCCGAGCGCAATAAGGAGTCTAGCTGCGTTTGCAGTTTTGGTTGTGCAAGTGACTGCAATGAATATGCTAGGACGATTGAAAGAGTAAAGAGGTATCTCATGTGGTTATTTGTATTCTTGTTGTGCCCATTTAGCTGCGGGCTCTATCCATTGGGGCATGGCCTTATACAGGTAGCCGTGTTTCAGGCCGGTATTTAACTCTATCTCTTTATAACGCGTCACTTGGTTGCCCTGCCTGTTCTTCATTTTTTCGCACGAAAGCCACATGTCAGTTTTTTCGTAGATGGACAGTACATTGCCGTACCACTTCACATCGGGCTCTTCTTCCAGGTACTCACCGCAGCTGCCTATGAAAACATAATTGACCTTATCGTTCTTCAGAATATTCGATGTGTATTGTGCGATATAGCCACCTTTAGATGTGCCGATCACGGTAATATTCCCCGGCTTAACTCCTTTCTTAATGAGGCTGTCAACCTTTTTTGCTGTCTTCTGTGCATAAGCCGCGCCGTCGGTACCTTTTGGTCTTACTGCGCTAATAACTACAAACCCTCTATTGCGGAACGAATCGAGTATGGCCTTGTATTCTACTTTGCCGTATTCCGGATGAACGCCTTTAAGACCTGCATCCTCAAGAAACATGTTGTGCAGAAAAAAGACGTAGCGTT is a genomic window containing:
- a CDS encoding serine hydrolase domain-containing protein — protein: MRYLFTLSIVLAYSLQSLAQPKLQTQLDSLLRSGENEFNGVVLVTQRGKKLYEGAHGYSDLQTKANVKPDDQFIIGSISKQITAVLVLREYQKGNLRLDAPLSKYLPELKYAWADSITIHHLLTHMSGVRQDLQPPLVFAPGSRFDYSNTGFVLLGDVVAHTSGKSYAAMAEDMFKECGMKNTFHPASNKHKRLVKGYWQNPQGVLDEVTIALDYAKKITPSGGFISTAADMVKWNTSLHGGKLLADSTYKLMMTAYPGAVRDHQLFGLTQYGYGITIDEKDGLLQVGQTGKLSGYNSINFFFPESGTSMIVFNNMEYAPSDFKKSFYYHTGVQHIVRQYLLANRNQ